Proteins encoded within one genomic window of Bacillus rossius redtenbacheri isolate Brsri unplaced genomic scaffold, Brsri_v3 Brsri_v3_scf50, whole genome shotgun sequence:
- the LOC134544777 gene encoding uncharacterized protein LOC134544777 — MVAGPRRLPVDVEVHAVIYRAHRPPGRRQRRRRSRREVSCHGAKERVKVGQAGVCQESQPGGGAGESEKETNPQEEVSCHGAKERVKVGQAGVCQESQPGGGAGESEKETNPQEYRCQLRQDRPGLSLHGSKVRDESEGTVQGHPQIADLGGGSQKLLELRCLVLLLVAGSTSCWPARDFAERRLDGAAPGGGLRNSVLPAPCVVIAGDRLLNNELADILHRWTPDLVLLTETWLKPHLALDVPGYVCHRADRHAGPRGGVAVLVRCHIPHYRRAVPALAAAEAVAVRLTSTRPALTVAAVYLQPNRVLPAADLLLLARLDGAVLLAGDFNCRHTRWGCAADTFRGRALLRFTAACDLTIHAPPSPTYCPTRANQRPSVLDLCLTTQRLTVVSLAVLSDLASDHLPVVGVLQGLLAAGPPLRRRDYQRADWPAFRRHLDDQLDLGLTVATPEDLDDVVERFAAAIGCAERAAIPLRPVRPGGKPLPPPLRALIRMRNAARRCWQRLRHPQALEEYRYYKGRCRRAVTDWQASQHLLALQSLSAQTGSVWGYVRGLRSRAAGVPPLQSGQRFLDDPRDKAELLAGHFESTFVPHAVPAAGPTAAAFRDLPPLPLPAAVGSLLVTPREVERAVGRLKLGKAPGPDGVRPVLVKSLSRKALIYFTKLCNFSLLLAHFPLPWRHAVIVPVPKTHPASPDVAQYRPISLLSCLSKVFERMLLGRLGLHLAVHGSLPDFQFGFRRHLSALHAVAYVSDLITAGFNRRAHSILVLLDLKRAFDSVHHAALVHKLRQTELSPHLLNLLQSFLADRTFAVRVGGALSGIHRVAAGVPQGAILSPTLFAVFLADMAPPPGATLALYADDTAVLVTGDDAQVLQAQAQVALRHLSGYMASWGILPNPAKTQVLFCTKRRRRPPAPLVLLGVLLPYLPAVKYLGVLLDATFTWQPHITAAVRKTRILHRTLRPVLGARSGVPQPTRLLVYKTYILPVLLYASVVWATLPRTCWRPINSVLHAGLRLVLGYPLWTPVELLYRLSGLRRPVEMVAAFAQRFFRRNERSLNPGGSQKLLELRCLVLLLVAGSTSCWPARDFAERRLDGAAPGGGLRNSVLPAPCVVIAGDRLLNNELADILHRWTPDLVLLTETWLKPHLALDVPGYVCHRADRHAGPRGGVAVLVRCHIPHYRRAVPALAAAEAVAVRLTSTRPALTVAAVYLQPNRVLPAADLLLLARLDGAVLLAGDFNCRHTRWGCAADTFRGRALLRFTAACDLTIHAPPSPTYCPTRANQRPSVLDLCLTTQRLTVVSLAVLSDLASDHLPVVGVLQGLLAAGPPLRRRDYQRADWPAFRRHLDDQLDLGLTVATPEDLDDVVERFAAAIGCAERAAIPLRPVRPGGKPLPPPLRALIRMRNAARRCWQRLRHPQALEEYRYYKGRCRRAVTDWQASQHLLALQSLSAQTGSVWGYVRGLRSRAAGVPPLQSGQRFLDDPRDKAELLAGHFESTFVPHAVPAAGPTAAAFRDLPPLPLPAAVGSLLVTPREVERAVGRLKLGKAPGPDGVRPVLVKSLSRKALIYFTKLCNFSLLLAHFPLPWRHAVIVPVPKTHPASPDVAQYRPISLLSCLSKVFERMLLGRLGLHLAVHGSLPDFQFGFRRHLSALHAVAYVSDLITAGFNRRAHSILVLLDLKRAFDSVHHAALVHKLRQTELSPHLLNLLQSFLADRTFAVRVGGALSGIHRVAAGVPQGAILSPTLFAVFLADMAPPPGATLALYADDTAVLVTGDDAQVLQAQAQVALRHLSGYMASWGILPNPAKTQVLFCTKRRRRPPAPLVLLGVLLPYLPAVKYLGVLLDATFTWQPHITAAVRKTRILHRTLRPVLGARSGVPQPTRLLVYKTYILPVLLYASVVWATLPRTCWRPINSVLHAGLRLVLGYPLWTPVELLYRLSGLRRPVEMVAAFAQRFFRRNERSLNPLVRSIGDYDVAEPHAHPRIRDFLRADPP; from the exons CGGCGGCAGTCAGAAGCTGCTGGAGTTGCGGTGCCTGGTGCTGCTCCTGGTGGCGGGATCTACAAGCTGCTGGCCTGCGCGGGACTTCGCCGAGCGCCGCCTGGATGGTGCTGCCCCTGGTGGCGGCCTGCGCAACTCCGTGCTGCCCGCGCCCTGTGTCGTCATCGCAGGCGATCGTCTGCTGAATAAT GAGCTGGCCGACATCCTTCACCGCTGGACGCCCGACCTGGTGCTGCTCACCGAGACCTGGCTCAAGCCGCACTTGGCGCTTGACGTCCCGGGCTACGTGTGCCACCGGGCTGACCGCCATGCTGGGCCGCGGGGCGGGGTTGCTGTGCTGGTGCGGTGCCACATCCCCCACTACCGCCGTGCTGTTCCTGCGCTGGCCGCGGCGGAGGCGGTGGCTGTTCGGCTGACGTCCACGCGCCCGGCCCTCACGGTGGCGGCCGTCTACCTGCAGCCTAATCGGGTGCTGCCCGCGGCGGACCTGCTGCTGCTGGCCCGGCTGGATGGTGCTGTCCTGCTGGCTGGCGATTTTAACTGCCGCCATACTCGCTGGGGCTGCGCCGCCGACACCTTCCGTGGCCGCGCCCTCTTGCGGTTCACCGCAGCGTGCGACCTCACCATCCATGCGCCTCCTTCGCCTACTTACTGTCCTACCCGGGCTAACCAGCGCCCTTCTGTTCTGGATTTGTGCCTGACCACCCAACGGCTCACCGTCGTTTCCTTGGCCGTCCTCTCTGACCTCGCCTCGGATCACTTACCGGTGGTCGGTGTTCTCCAGGGTCTTCTGGCTGCTGGCCCTCCTCTGCGGCGGCGCGACTACCAGCGGGCGGATTGGCCGGCCTTTCGGAGGCACCTGGATGACCAGCTGGACCTGGGGCTGACGGTGGCGACCCCTGAGGACCTGGATGACGTGGTGGAGCGGTTCGCTGCCGCCATTGGCTGTGCGGAGCGTGCGGCCATCCCGTTGCGGCCTGTGCGCCCGGGGGGCAAGCCTTTGCCACCACCCCTGCGTGCGCTGATCCGGATGCGGAATGCTGCCCGGCGTTGCTGGCAGCGCCTGCGCCACCCCCAGGCGCTGGAGGAATACCGGTACTACAAGGGCCGCTGCCGCCGTGCCGTTACCGACTGGCAGGCCTCTCAGCACCTTCTGGCCTTGCAGTCTTTATCGGCGCAGACGGGCTCGGTGTGGGGCTACGTCCGGGGCCTGCGCTCCCGTGCCGCTGGTGTCCCGCCGCTACAGTCTGGTCAGCGCTTCCTGGATGACCCCCGGGATAAAGCGGAGCTGTTGGCGGGCCACTTCGAGTCCACCTTCGTGCCGCACGCTGTCCCGGCGGCTGGGCCGACCGCTGCCGCCTTCCGGGATCTGCCGCCGCTGCCGCTCCCGGCCGCCGTGGGCTCCCTGCTGGTCACGCCTCGTGAGGTGGAGCGTGCCGTGGGCCGGCTGAAGCTGGGGAAGGCTCCTGGCCCTGATGGTGTGCGCCCCGTTTTGGTGAAATCCCTCTCCCGGAAGGCGCTTATTTATTTCACCAAGCTGTGCAACTTCAGTCTTCTTCTGGCGCACTTTCCTCTGCCGTGGCGTCATGCTGTGATCGTCCCGGTCCCCAAGACACACCCTGCCTCTCCAGATGTTGCCCAGTACCGGCCTATCTCTCTGCTGTCTTGCCTCTCCAAGGTGTTCGAACGCATGCTTCTTGGTCGCCTGGGGCTGCATCTAGCGGTCCATGGTTCCCTGCCTGATTTCCAGTTTGGGTTCCGCCGGCACTTGTCGGCCCTCCATGCTGTTGCGTACGTGTCCGACCTGATTACGGCCGGCTTCAACCGGCGGGCGCATTCCATCCTCGTGCTGCTGGACTTGAAGCGCGCCTTCGACTCGGTCCACCATGCCGCTTTGGTGCACAAGCTGCGGCAGACGGAGCTCAGTCCTCATCTGCTGAATCTCCTACAGAGTTTCCTCGCTGACCGCACGTTTGCTGTCCGAGTTGGTGGCGCGCTCTCCGGGATTCATCGGGTGGCTGCTGGAGTGCCGCAGGGGGCGATCCTGAGTCCTACGCTGTTCGCTGTGTTCCTGGCGGACATGGCGCCCCCGCCTGGGGCTACTTTGGCGCTCTACGCAGACGACACGGCGGTCCTGGTGACCGGCGACGATGCGCAGGTGCTGCAAGCGCAGGCGCAGGTGGCGTTGCGTCATTTGAGCGGCTACATGGCCTCCTGGGGTATCTTACCCAATCCTGCGAAGACCCAGGTGCTCTTCTGCACCAAGCGCCGCCGGCGGCCCCCGGCCCCACTGGTGCTCCTGGGCGTCTTGCTGCCGTACTTGCCTGCCGTGAAGTACCTGGGGGTGTTGCTGGACGCCACCTTCACCTGGCAGCCCCACATCACGGCGGCGGTTCGGAAGACCCGGATTCTGCACAGGACGTTGCGGCCGGTGCTGGGGGCGCGGAGTGGCGTGCCTCAGCCGACGCGGCTGTTGGTGTACAAGACCTACATCCTGCCGGTCTTGCTGTACGCATCGGTGGTTTGGGCGACGCTCCCCCGGACTTGCTGGCGCCCCATCAATTCGGTGCTGCACGCTGGCCTGCGTCTGGTGCTCGGGTACCCGCTGTGGACGCCCGTGGAATTGTTGTACCGCCTCTCTGGACTCCGGCGGCCGGTGGAGATGGTTGCTGCCTTCGCCCAGCGGTTCTTCCGACGCAACGAGCGCAGCCTCAACCC CGGCGGCAGTCAGAAGCTGCTGGAGTTGCGGTGCCTGGTGCTGCTCCTGGTGGCGGGATCTACAAGCTGCTGGCCTGCGCGGGACTTCGCCGAGCGCCGCCTGGATGGTGCTGCCCCTGGTGGCGGCCTGCGCAACTCCGTGCTGCCCGCGCCCTGTGTCGTCATCGCAGGCGATCGTCTGCTGAATAAT GAGCTGGCCGACATCCTTCACCGCTGGACGCCCGACCTGGTGCTGCTCACCGAGACCTGGCTCAAGCCGCACTTGGCGCTTGACGTCCCGGGCTACGTGTGCCACCGGGCTGACCGCCATGCTGGGCCGCGGGGCGGGGTTGCTGTGCTGGTGCGGTGCCACATCCCCCACTACCGCCGTGCTGTTCCTGCGCTGGCCGCGGCGGAGGCGGTGGCTGTTCGGCTGACGTCCACGCGCCCGGCCCTCACGGTGGCGGCCGTCTACCTGCAGCCTAATCGGGTGCTGCCCGCGGCGGACCTGCTGCTGCTGGCCCGGCTGGATGGTGCTGTCCTGCTGGCTGGCGATTTTAACTGCCGCCATACTCGCTGGGGCTGCGCCGCCGACACCTTCCGTGGCCGCGCCCTCTTGCGGTTCACCGCAGCGTGCGACCTCACCATCCATGCGCCTCCTTCGCCTACTTACTGTCCTACCCGGGCTAACCAGCGCCCTTCTGTTCTGGATTTGTGCCTGACCACCCAACGGCTCACCGTCGTTTCCTTGGCCGTCCTCTCTGACCTCGCCTCGGATCACTTACCGGTGGTCGGTGTTCTCCAGGGTCTTCTGGCTGCTGGCCCTCCTCTGCGGCGGCGCGACTACCAGCGGGCGGATTGGCCGGCCTTTCGGAGGCACCTGGATGACCAGCTGGACCTGGGGCTGACGGTGGCGACCCCTGAGGACCTGGATGACGTGGTGGAGCGGTTCGCTGCCGCCATTGGCTGTGCGGAGCGTGCGGCCATCCCGTTGCGGCCTGTGCGCCCGGGGGGCAAGCCTTTGCCACCACCCCTGCGTGCGCTGATCCGGATGCGGAATGCTGCCCGGCGTTGCTGGCAGCGCCTGCGCCACCCCCAGGCGCTGGAGGAATACCGGTACTACAAGGGCCGCTGCCGCCGTGCCGTTACCGACTGGCAGGCCTCTCAGCACCTTCTGGCCTTGCAGTCTTTATCGGCGCAGACGGGCTCGGTGTGGGGCTACGTCCGGGGCCTGCGCTCCCGTGCCGCTGGTGTCCCGCCGCTACAGTCTGGTCAGCGCTTCCTGGATGACCCCCGGGATAAAGCGGAGCTGTTGGCGGGCCACTTCGAGTCCACCTTCGTGCCGCACGCTGTCCCGGCGGCTGGGCCGACCGCTGCCGCCTTCCGGGATCTGCCGCCGCTGCCGCTCCCGGCCGCCGTGGGCTCCCTGCTGGTCACGCCTCGTGAGGTGGAGCGTGCCGTGGGCCGGCTGAAGCTGGGGAAGGCTCCTGGCCCTGATGGTGTGCGCCCCGTTTTGGTGAAATCCCTCTCCCGGAAGGCGCTTATTTATTTCACCAAGCTGTGCAACTTCAGTCTTCTTCTGGCGCACTTTCCTCTGCCGTGGCGTCATGCTGTGATCGTCCCGGTCCCCAAGACACACCCTGCCTCTCCAGATGTTGCCCAGTACCGGCCTATCTCTCTGCTGTCTTGCCTCTCCAAGGTGTTCGAACGCATGCTTCTTGGTCGCCTGGGGCTGCATCTAGCGGTCCATGGTTCCCTGCCTGATTTCCAGTTTGGGTTCCGCCGGCACTTGTCGGCCCTCCATGCTGTTGCGTACGTGTCCGACCTGATTACGGCCGGCTTCAACCGGCGGGCGCATTCCATCCTCGTGCTGCTGGACTTGAAGCGCGCCTTCGACTCGGTCCACCATGCCGCTTTGGTGCACAAGCTGCGGCAGACGGAGCTCAGTCCTCATCTGCTGAATCTCCTACAGAGTTTCCTCGCTGACCGCACGTTTGCTGTCCGAGTTGGTGGCGCGCTCTCCGGGATTCATCGGGTGGCTGCTGGAGTGCCGCAGGGGGCGATCCTGAGTCCTACGCTGTTCGCTGTGTTCCTGGCGGACATGGCGCCCCCGCCTGGGGCTACTTTGGCGCTCTACGCAGACGACACGGCGGTCCTGGTGACCGGCGACGATGCGCAGGTGCTGCAAGCGCAGGCGCAGGTGGCGTTGCGTCATTTGAGCGGCTACATGGCCTCCTGGGGTATCTTACCCAATCCTGCGAAGACCCAGGTGCTCTTCTGCACCAAGCGCCGCCGGCGGCCCCCGGCCCCACTGGTGCTCCTGGGCGTCTTGCTGCCGTACTTGCCTGCCGTGAAGTACCTGGGGGTGTTGCTGGACGCCACCTTCACCTGGCAGCCCCACATCACGGCGGCGGTTCGGAAGACCCGGATTCTGCACAGGACGTTGCGGCCGGTGCTGGGGGCGCGGAGTGGCGTGCCTCAGCCGACGCGGCTGTTGGTGTACAAGACCTACATCCTGCCGGTCTTGCTGTACGCATCGGTGGTTTGGGCGACGCTCCCCCGGACTTGCTGGCGCCCCATCAATTCGGTGCTGCACGCTGGCCTGCGTCTGGTGCTCGGGTACCCGCTGTGGACGCCCGTGGAATTGTTGTACCGCCTCTCTGGACTCCGGCGGCCGGTGGAGATGGTTGCTGCCTTCGCCCAGCGGTTCTTCCGACGCAACGAGCGCAGCCTCAACCCGTTGGTGCGGTCCATCGGTGACTACGACGTTGCGGAGCCCCATGCGCATCCTCGGATACGAGACTTTCTTCGTGCCGATCCCCCCTAA